In Euwallacea fornicatus isolate EFF26 chromosome 2, ASM4011564v1, whole genome shotgun sequence, one genomic interval encodes:
- the LOC136345716 gene encoding uncharacterized protein, whose amino-acid sequence MKHLNLFLRHQIINSNFMNEAEETLYKEECSGRFVVPQLQAVVLTDSASENRSEDLKVHLANVQLEESENFEQHKELIESYNLLETILEYLLNHIERTVLEIQSATRMCSLLNVYLVRKRCIDDTVTSTLKKLTETYASTTLNGLKGKLLTILNDNNGEIKKLQDEFFEKQRNYSLALKNFKIILEILNVNDGSLRKLQQQFDEVLMDYQQCRCIVNHALPFAIAQRTEVLADCLISLGAEFDIFADRHRALGSLFSYVGKKLSENEYIGAKKQVLSLGSNDDD is encoded by the exons ATGAAGCACCTAAATCTGTTTCtgcgccatcagattattaacAGTAATTTCATGAACGAGGCGGAAGAAACATTGTACAAAGAGGAATGCTCTGGCAGGTTTGTAGTGCCTCAGCTTCAGGCAGTGGTCCTCACTGACTCAGCTTCGGAGAACAGAAGTGAAGACCTTAAAGTTCACCTGGCCAACGTACAGCTAGAAGAGTCTGAGAATTTTGAGCAACATAAAGAA CTCATCGAATCGTACAACCTCCTTGAAACCATCCTGGAGTATCTGCTCAATCACATTGAACGCACAGTGTTGGAAATCCAGTCTGCAACTCGCATGTGCTCCTTGCTGAACGTGTATTTGGTGCGTAAACGATGTATCGACGATACAGTAACCAGCACCTTGAAGAAATTGACTGAGACTTACGCATCCACGACCTTGAACGGGCTCAAAGGGAAGCTTTTAACGATCTTGAATGACAACAATGGCGAGATAAAAAAGCTCCAAGAcgagttttttgaaaaacaaagaaattacaGTTTGGCgttgaagaattttaaaataatcttggaaattttgaacgtaaaCGATGGCTCGTTAAGAAAACTCCAGCAGCAATTTGACGAAGTTTTAATGGATTATCAACAGTGCCGTTGCATCGTGAACCATGCACTCCCATTTGCCATTGCCCAGAGGACTGAAGTTTTAGCGGATTGTTTGATTTCCCTGGGAGCCGAATTTGATATATTCGCTGATAGGCACCGAGCTCTAGGCTCGTTGTTCAGCTATGTGGGAAAGAAACTTAGCGAGAATGAATACATTGGGGCAAAGAAGCAAGTTCTTAGTCTGGGGTCCAACGACGATGACTGA